Proteins from one Leptospira wolffii serovar Khorat str. Khorat-H2 genomic window:
- a CDS encoding ribonuclease D, which yields MASNRTNAKPDLFPGDLSEERMKEYLTDDHLAVDCEMMGLNPRRDRLCVVQICDSKNRVSLVQILPDQTEAPRIQSLFENPDITKIFHFARMDTLFLRYRLGIRTKGVFCTKIASKLARTYTDRHGLKDIIREFFDENLDKKNQSSDWGAKILTKDQIEYASGDVLYLISLQQKLSQILLREGRYELAQEAFSCLPVFNQIDWLEMETLFEH from the coding sequence ATGGCATCCAACCGAACGAACGCAAAACCGGACCTATTTCCCGGAGATCTTTCCGAAGAAAGAATGAAAGAGTATCTTACAGACGATCATTTGGCAGTGGATTGCGAAATGATGGGACTGAATCCAAGAAGGGACAGACTCTGCGTTGTCCAGATCTGCGATTCCAAAAACAGAGTCAGTTTGGTCCAGATTCTTCCGGACCAAACAGAGGCTCCTCGCATCCAAAGTCTATTCGAGAATCCGGATATCACTAAGATCTTTCATTTCGCTCGTATGGATACTCTCTTCTTAAGATATAGACTAGGGATCCGGACCAAAGGAGTTTTTTGCACCAAGATCGCATCCAAACTCGCGCGCACTTATACGGATAGACATGGACTCAAGGATATCATCCGCGAATTCTTCGACGAGAATCTGGATAAAAAAAACCAGTCTTCGGATTGGGGAGCGAAAATTCTCACAAAGGATCAGATAGAATATGCGTCCGGAGACGTTTTGTATTTGATTTCCCTTCAACAAAAGTTAAGCCAAATACTCTTGCGGGAAGGTAGATACGAACTCGCGCAGGAAGCATTCTCTTGTCTGCCTGTATTCAACCAAATAGATTGGTTGGAAATGGAGACACTCTTCGAACATTGA
- the radA gene encoding DNA repair protein RadA — MKKKITKIFLCQACGQEFPRWAGKCDSCGKWNTIVEESGGDRFSAASTSFKKSAVYKEPVPVDSVPEDDTRRLVTGLSELDLVLGGGLVPGSLILVGGEPGVGKSTLILEISRSLISQGCKILYISGEESSSQVGLRAARMGVLSSQLLLSSETYAENISAMVEDISPDIVFVDSIQTLTREALPNQAGTVTQLRECTQVLLETAKRTGIPILMTGHITKDGAIAGPKVLEHLVDTVLYFEGDRLNYFRLLRAVKNRFGAVGDLAVFEMTESGLKEVKDRQRVFISSLTEGKSGSVISSVLEGSRALSVEVQALVSKTNYSMARRMAEGPDTRRLIQLAAVIEKYLGHTLSQCDIFGNLAGGLQIDEPALDLAICASILSSFTDRPVRARAAVLGEVGLSGEVRSVGQVSLRLKELKGIGMEAVYLPKGNLPEVEKIPGLELVGINSLKELEGIFR, encoded by the coding sequence TTGAAAAAGAAGATTACGAAAATCTTTCTCTGCCAGGCTTGCGGACAGGAATTTCCTCGCTGGGCAGGCAAATGCGATTCTTGTGGTAAATGGAATACCATTGTAGAAGAGTCGGGGGGAGATCGTTTTTCCGCAGCTTCTACTTCTTTTAAAAAAAGCGCCGTATACAAGGAGCCGGTTCCGGTGGATTCGGTTCCGGAGGACGATACCAGAAGACTCGTCACAGGACTCTCTGAGCTGGATTTGGTTTTGGGAGGAGGGCTTGTTCCTGGAAGCTTGATCCTAGTAGGCGGAGAACCGGGAGTCGGAAAGTCCACATTGATCTTGGAGATTAGCCGCAGCCTAATCTCCCAAGGATGCAAAATTCTTTATATATCCGGAGAGGAATCCTCTTCTCAAGTAGGCCTACGAGCCGCGAGAATGGGAGTGCTTTCCTCGCAACTTCTTCTCTCCTCCGAGACCTATGCGGAAAATATTTCGGCCATGGTGGAGGACATTTCTCCGGATATCGTATTCGTAGATTCCATCCAGACTCTGACTCGAGAGGCTCTGCCCAACCAAGCCGGAACGGTCACTCAGTTGAGAGAATGTACTCAAGTATTATTGGAGACCGCAAAGCGCACCGGCATTCCCATCTTGATGACCGGTCATATCACCAAGGACGGAGCCATTGCAGGACCCAAGGTGTTGGAACATTTGGTGGATACCGTCCTGTATTTCGAAGGGGATCGTCTGAATTATTTCCGCCTTCTAAGAGCCGTGAAAAATCGATTCGGGGCGGTGGGAGATCTTGCCGTCTTCGAAATGACAGAGTCTGGACTTAAGGAAGTCAAGGACAGACAGAGAGTATTCATCAGTTCCTTGACCGAAGGAAAAAGCGGATCCGTAATCAGTTCCGTCTTAGAGGGAAGTCGAGCATTGAGCGTGGAAGTTCAGGCCTTGGTAAGTAAGACCAATTATTCCATGGCGAGAAGAATGGCGGAAGGTCCGGATACAAGGAGACTCATTCAGCTTGCGGCGGTAATCGAAAAATATCTGGGTCACACATTGTCTCAATGCGATATCTTCGGAAACCTGGCGGGTGGATTGCAGATAGACGAGCCCGCATTAGACCTGGCAATTTGCGCTTCTATTCTCTCTAGTTTTACGGATAGACCGGTTCGAGCTCGCGCCGCCGTTTTGGGAGAAGTAGGACTTTCCGGAGAAGTTCGTTCTGTCGGTCAGGTATCCTTGCGCTTAAA